Proteins encoded within one genomic window of Legionella sp. PC997:
- a CDS encoding glycoside hydrolase family 18 protein: protein MTLKKIIQIITLSVFLIPAVANAALTLYTTNWSMYGQNPYEYDGAYKIGRPYGQLAYVSNPEMVAQFNKADVIAWSFLQVWNSKDPNQALYQIPSSWDGLMHFADLWGELPLEGSWISPLPPETKDFLNFCTANQGSCASVQMNGNTGQKELFNYTDQKGVGQLNSFGAFINSNKYTAKRIIAIGGANTPDNKGISTATFAAIFANQNKFLNQFKSWMNHFKNLKGIDYDFEPPIDLQTGGQLPPDANTLADYKHLFDLVKASRQTLGKDAYISVTITVNKEYLEKINQSVDGGWFKQIANYVDSVNLMTYDLHGPWSQSSDPYTAVHAYLKQPDTSRKDEFAINYATDSITEQVLAYGMPKAKLQVGLAAYGRGFSGVNTGDNTALPGFEQPWTGASHFASEYSIQDGLLPYKSVDKLVKQLNYKIIHINAMDQNNNSFITGSYLYNSTAKQFVGYQSPEVVKSVCRFIKSKQLKGAIMWSADTDLPVSNPNSLVAAYKSLCN from the coding sequence ATGACTTTAAAGAAAATTATACAAATAATCACTCTCTCTGTGTTTCTTATTCCCGCTGTAGCAAATGCTGCTTTAACCTTATACACCACCAATTGGTCCATGTATGGGCAAAACCCTTATGAATATGACGGTGCTTATAAAATTGGTCGCCCCTATGGACAATTGGCTTATGTTTCTAATCCTGAAATGGTTGCTCAATTTAATAAGGCTGATGTCATCGCCTGGAGTTTTCTACAAGTTTGGAATAGTAAGGATCCCAATCAAGCCCTTTACCAAATTCCCTCCAGTTGGGATGGTTTAATGCATTTTGCTGATCTCTGGGGTGAGTTGCCTCTTGAGGGTTCATGGATATCACCTTTGCCTCCGGAGACTAAAGATTTTCTTAATTTTTGCACCGCGAATCAAGGAAGTTGTGCTTCGGTACAAATGAATGGCAATACAGGCCAAAAAGAATTATTTAATTACACGGACCAAAAAGGTGTAGGGCAACTTAACAGCTTTGGTGCTTTTATAAATTCCAATAAATATACCGCAAAACGAATTATTGCCATTGGTGGAGCAAATACCCCCGATAATAAAGGAATTAGTACTGCCACATTTGCAGCCATATTTGCTAATCAAAATAAATTCCTAAATCAATTCAAATCATGGATGAATCATTTTAAAAATTTAAAAGGAATTGATTATGATTTCGAACCCCCTATTGATCTACAAACAGGTGGTCAATTACCTCCTGATGCAAATACATTGGCTGACTACAAACACCTTTTTGATTTAGTCAAAGCCAGTCGTCAAACTTTAGGAAAAGATGCTTATATTTCAGTAACCATTACCGTAAATAAAGAGTATTTGGAAAAGATTAACCAATCAGTAGATGGTGGTTGGTTTAAACAAATCGCAAATTATGTTGATAGCGTTAATTTGATGACTTATGATTTACATGGTCCCTGGTCACAAAGCAGTGATCCTTATACCGCAGTTCATGCTTATCTGAAGCAACCCGATACCAGCCGTAAAGATGAATTTGCGATTAACTATGCAACGGACTCCATCACCGAACAAGTTCTCGCATATGGAATGCCCAAAGCCAAATTACAAGTAGGTTTAGCTGCCTACGGACGTGGTTTTTCAGGGGTAAATACAGGCGACAACACCGCCCTTCCAGGTTTTGAACAACCTTGGACAGGTGCCAGTCATTTTGCTTCTGAATATTCAATTCAAGATGGTCTATTGCCTTATAAATCCGTGGATAAATTGGTGAAACAGCTGAATTACAAGATTATTCATATAAATGCCATGGATCAAAACAATAATTCGTTCATTACTGGTTCTTACCTCTACAATTCAACAGCCAAACAATTTGTTGGCTATCAATCACCAGAGGTAGTTAAGTCTGTATGTAGATTTATTAAGAGTAAACAACTTAAAGGCGCCATTATGTGGAGTGCGGATACAGACTTACCTGTTTCCAATCCAAACAGCTTGGTTGCTGCTTATAAAAGTCTATGTAATTAA
- a CDS encoding heavy metal translocating P-type ATPase: MDLSSLTTSKWKMILVFLSLAAISLYIIMKIMAFPRAEIPLLIIIFIGGIPLLLQIIFKLIRGNLGADSLAAIALVAGTFLHEYLAVALIILMLAGGQTLEQYAMRKASSVLMALAQRMPTKAHRKVKDQIEDITLADIRVDDNIVVYPYEICPVDGTVLEGHGVMDESYLTGEPYMMSKAPGTAVISGAINGDSPLTIKATRLSSDSRYAAIVEVLKEAEQKKPSLRRLGDQIGAIFAPLALIFACVAWYFSGEAMRFLAVVVIATPCPLLIAIPITLISAISMAAKQSIIIRDPTVLEQLPTCQTAIFDKTGTLTYGKPTLSEIYLAKNTHLTADIILQSIASLERYSKHPLAPAILKAAQERKLQFLEASHVSEKPGQGLSGIIANHNIYVTSRNKFLLKQPQSANELPPEFPGLECLVLYDEQFAASLIFHDAPRKEGKSFISHLTPSHQFKKIMVVSGDRESEVRYLAAQLNLKEIRASQSPEQKLAIVREERKKAPTVFMGDGINDAPALTAATVGIAFGQCSNITSEAAGAVIMENTLKKVDELIHLSLNVRKIALQSAVGGMLLSIIGMSFAALGYITPVAGAILQEVIDVLAIANALRLAWGGTIKIDLPPVSV; the protein is encoded by the coding sequence ATGGACCTCTCCAGTCTTACGACTTCAAAATGGAAAATGATTTTGGTTTTCCTATCCCTCGCTGCAATTTCTCTATATATCATAATGAAAATAATGGCTTTTCCTCGAGCAGAAATCCCTTTATTGATTATTATATTCATCGGTGGGATACCCTTATTGTTACAAATTATATTCAAATTGATTCGAGGAAATTTAGGGGCCGACTCCTTGGCAGCAATTGCACTCGTCGCCGGTACTTTTCTGCATGAATATTTAGCGGTGGCGTTGATTATCCTGATGTTGGCTGGCGGACAAACATTAGAACAATATGCGATGCGTAAAGCTTCTTCGGTATTGATGGCTCTTGCACAGCGTATGCCTACTAAAGCTCATCGAAAAGTTAAAGACCAAATTGAAGACATCACATTAGCTGATATTCGGGTTGATGATAATATCGTGGTATATCCTTATGAAATTTGCCCGGTTGATGGTACCGTTCTCGAGGGTCATGGGGTTATGGATGAATCTTATTTGACTGGTGAACCTTATATGATGTCCAAAGCTCCGGGAACCGCTGTAATTTCCGGTGCAATTAATGGGGATTCCCCTCTAACCATTAAAGCGACGAGATTATCTTCTGATTCACGATATGCAGCGATTGTCGAAGTCCTTAAAGAAGCAGAACAAAAAAAACCTTCTTTACGACGATTAGGAGATCAAATTGGAGCAATTTTTGCTCCTTTAGCCTTGATTTTTGCATGTGTTGCTTGGTACTTCTCGGGAGAAGCAATGCGTTTTCTTGCTGTGGTCGTCATTGCTACACCCTGTCCTTTACTCATTGCAATTCCTATTACCTTAATTAGCGCCATTTCAATGGCTGCAAAACAAAGTATTATTATTCGTGATCCCACCGTTCTTGAACAATTGCCTACATGTCAGACTGCAATTTTTGATAAAACCGGCACTCTAACCTATGGGAAACCTACGTTGTCAGAAATTTATCTTGCCAAAAACACACATCTTACTGCCGATATCATTTTACAATCCATAGCAAGTCTTGAGCGTTATTCAAAACATCCCCTAGCTCCCGCCATTCTTAAAGCAGCTCAAGAACGCAAACTACAATTTCTTGAAGCCTCTCATGTTTCCGAAAAACCGGGGCAAGGATTGTCCGGCATCATAGCGAACCATAATATATATGTTACTAGTCGCAATAAATTTCTACTCAAACAGCCTCAATCTGCTAATGAACTTCCACCAGAATTTCCAGGATTAGAATGCCTTGTTCTCTACGATGAGCAATTCGCAGCTTCATTAATTTTTCATGATGCTCCTCGTAAAGAAGGCAAATCCTTTATCAGCCACTTAACCCCGTCACATCAATTTAAAAAAATAATGGTCGTTTCTGGTGATCGGGAATCCGAAGTACGATATTTAGCGGCCCAGTTAAATCTAAAAGAAATTCGTGCCTCACAAAGTCCTGAGCAAAAACTCGCCATTGTTCGAGAGGAACGAAAAAAAGCACCTACAGTATTTATGGGCGATGGCATTAATGACGCACCTGCCCTTACAGCGGCAACCGTAGGTATTGCCTTCGGACAATGCAGCAATATTACCTCTGAAGCAGCAGGTGCCGTAATTATGGAAAATACATTGAAAAAAGTTGATGAATTAATTCATCTGAGTTTGAATGTCCGTAAGATTGCCTTACAAAGTGCTGTTGGGGGTATGCTCCTTAGTATAATTGGGATGAGCTTCGCCGCTCTTGGCTATATTACTCCAGTGGCTGGTGCAATTCTTCAAGAAGTAATTGATGTGCTTGCTATTGCAAATGCGCTAAGACTTGCATGGGGAGGAACTATTAAAATTGATTTACCACCTGTGTCTGTTTAA
- the sixA gene encoding phosphohistidine phosphatase SixA, giving the protein MKIYLVQHGESLKKEIDPQQSLSKTGTADIENLGHFIARQKIEIAHLFHSGKHRAEQTAAILASNLSKTIELHHGLSPLDDVNPIANEINQQTHDLMLVGHMPFMGKLIGKLVLLDEERSIIALIPGTIVCLEKTNEGKWLINWVRRPDS; this is encoded by the coding sequence ATGAAAATCTATCTCGTGCAGCATGGAGAAAGTCTAAAAAAAGAAATTGATCCGCAACAGTCCCTGAGTAAAACAGGAACTGCTGATATTGAGAACTTAGGTCATTTTATTGCTCGACAAAAAATAGAAATCGCCCATTTATTTCATAGTGGTAAACATAGAGCAGAACAAACTGCAGCAATATTAGCTTCAAATCTTTCCAAAACAATTGAATTGCACCATGGACTATCACCACTTGATGATGTAAACCCTATAGCCAACGAAATAAATCAACAAACTCATGACCTCATGCTGGTCGGGCATATGCCTTTTATGGGCAAATTAATTGGTAAACTAGTACTTCTAGATGAAGAACGGTCTATTATTGCCTTAATACCAGGAACAATCGTCTGTCTTGAAAAAACCAATGAAGGCAAGTGGCTCATCAATTGGGTTAGACGGCCTGACTCATAG
- a CDS encoding universal stress protein — MYKKIIVPVDDSNSSTLALKEAIKLAKNQNSKLCVVHIIDTLYEGDVDRDSFVELTKKQGQEVLNSMKKILSRSKIEFEMKLTQLTPSKSQIAEKLVEEATAFSADLIVIGTHGRSRIHHLLTGSVAGDVMRISKIPVLLIKQ; from the coding sequence ATGTACAAAAAAATTATAGTACCCGTTGATGATTCTAATTCATCCACTCTAGCATTAAAAGAAGCCATTAAACTTGCGAAGAATCAAAATTCCAAGCTATGTGTGGTTCATATCATTGATACTCTGTATGAAGGGGATGTTGATCGGGACTCCTTTGTTGAGTTAACAAAAAAACAAGGACAGGAAGTTTTAAACTCAATGAAAAAAATTCTTAGTCGTTCGAAAATTGAGTTTGAAATGAAACTCACCCAATTAACTCCTTCTAAATCACAAATTGCGGAAAAACTTGTTGAGGAAGCAACTGCGTTCTCTGCTGATTTAATTGTAATAGGCACTCATGGTCGTAGTAGAATTCATCATTTGCTAACCGGAAGTGTTGCAGGGGATGTCATGCGAATTTCCAAAATCCCCGTCTTACTCATTAAACAGTAG